Proteins found in one Natrinema saccharevitans genomic segment:
- a CDS encoding PadR family transcriptional regulator, which produces MAQANPTPGQTAQDMTDFRWNALYVIAAREPVMGLNIKTELEDYYETEINHGRLYPNLDKLVDWGLVEKRERDKRTNEYLLTSRGEALLARKQGWESERFDTGGSA; this is translated from the coding sequence ATGGCGCAAGCCAATCCGACGCCAGGACAGACCGCACAGGACATGACCGACTTCCGCTGGAACGCACTCTACGTGATCGCTGCGCGAGAACCGGTCATGGGGCTGAACATCAAGACCGAACTCGAGGACTACTACGAGACCGAGATCAACCACGGCCGGCTGTACCCGAACCTCGATAAGCTGGTCGACTGGGGTCTCGTCGAGAAACGTGAACGCGACAAGCGGACGAACGAGTACCTGCTGACCTCGCGCGGCGAGGCGCTGCTGGCCCGCAAACAGGGCTGGGAGAGCGAGCGGTTCGACACGGGGGGATCGGCATGA
- a CDS encoding DUF7511 domain-containing protein gives MSSSVPDSSELVSRAAPRFKSAHVENDDYPDEFAIFDASSVAAMTQTWLAASGDGFVDLDEAR, from the coding sequence TTGAGTAGTTCTGTCCCCGACTCTTCCGAGTTGGTGTCCCGAGCCGCGCCTCGCTTCAAATCGGCCCACGTCGAGAACGACGACTACCCCGACGAGTTCGCAATCTTCGACGCTAGCAGCGTAGCGGCGATGACCCAAACGTGGCTCGCCGCGAGCGGCGACGGATTCGTGGACTTAGACGAGGCGCGATAA